The segment aatatactcttcattttcaattataaaaaattagcaattgcaatatattgcgtCACCAAAAGCTACCAAgctcatttccatttttttgtgCAATAAGTCCATATATTGACTATCGCGACAggcctggttgcagctgtcatAGTTCcatatctttattgtgactattaatgccactgttcatcacacccccaactggcaccgtcagacaccacctaccaaaagcctgggtctgtcccaggtttcttcctaaaagggagtttttcctcaccactgtcgcactgaatgcttgctcttgggggaattactggaattgttgggtctctgtaaattatagtgtggtctagacctactctatccgtaaagtgtcctgagataactcttgttatgatttgatactataaataaaattgaattgatatAGTGTCTggtttttgtttgatatttagtgttggcaaatggctttttattgagtttcctgtTAGCCAAATAATAGACACGGAAAAGCCAGCGTTATGTAGCCCCAAGTTAATTGGGTACCCAGGAAACCAAGTGTGGAGTAGATTGgatgaatggttcatgagatatttcagagacacacacacacacacacacacacagacacagaggcatCCCACTTTATTAGATAGATGTTACCCTAGGCCAAAAGACCTGTTGCGTTGCATATAAAATGCTGGGCAGGTAACTGGCCCTGGTTGCTCAATCTTTCCTTTCGTGGAATTTGTGAGAAACGTATCTTTCTGATGATGACTTGTGGTTGGTTAGTGAGGTGGGGGTCAGAAACCTCTAGCTTCCTTTCGCTTCAGACTGAGCTACACTTTTCTACATGCTAAGTGTAAAGACAAGGTTGAACtagtaagaaaataaataacccAAACTGTGTGATAAAAGCTCAATGAAGTCAGTAATTATGCAACAAGTACTAAACACATAGTAAGCAGCCATACAGACCAGAGGGGAGGGATAAAGGGATGGTTTGATAGTGTCTTGGCTTGTGTAAGTTAATGAGAAGTCATGTGCACTTGTCTTCATACGTGTAGGAGGGATTTGTGGGTGGTGAATGCCTTGACAGCTGaaccatgatttttttttaaagaccgaAGAGCTCAGACAAAAGTACACACCTCTTTTGTGCAGAGGCAATAGATGCACACAGTTTGTCTCCCCACAGGACCTGCACCATGAGCCATGACCAGAGCTATCcgttcccacaggtgttccttGTAGATGGAGGTGGAGGTACGCAGCACTCTGTCCATCCACCCAATCTGGTACCCTGCTGGTCCTTCCCGCCTGCCCAGGAGAGGGCGCGGAGCCGTGAGAAGAGTCGGGGCTGCATGGGAGTCAGCCCCGGGCTGGCCCTGGTCGTACTGTTTCTTTTCCTGCTCGTGTTTGCAGCCCTGGGGTTCGAAGCCTACCAGATTAACCACATGCAGCAAGAACTGAAAGAGTTGAGAACGGTAAGGGGCTGCAAGATGTGATGGATGTGGAAGTgaacatggagagagagaaagaaagagcgaGCTTTTACTGTATTAATATTGGTAATGATGACTGCAGCAGTGTGTGGAAATAAATAGCTTTGAGGTTGTAGAATGTGACCGCAAAGTAAGTAATTGGGCAATTGTCAAGAAATAATGTCAATATTATTAGTATTTGATTGTGTCGAATATTGCTTCTTATGCTGTTTTAATGGGGGAAAAGCTGCAAATATAAAAAGGTGTGACTTCCCTCACCTTTTCATAGAGAGGGGGTGATGGAGAGGCGTAAGGTGGGAGAGTGGAACACATCTGGAAAGTTAACACTGCAAAGTTTAATAATATATTCACTTTGGTGCCATCATTTGAAGAGTTAATGCATCTCAGCTCTGcttttgacatttaaaaagtgcAAACCATGGATGTAATTGTTCCATCTGTGGTCACCGGTCCACTCAGACAggatttcctctctctctgacttcAGCTCCGAGAGGGCTTCTAGAAGAAAgcactctgtctctgtgtgatgTGGTATTgacatttctctgtttctcttttgcCTCGCTAATAAGGTTCAACCCGTGACTGAGTTTAATACACCCCAGAAGCAAATTGGTAAATATAAACAACTCTCACCACATGTGAATGATTCCCaaacaaagtgaaaatgttcccaataaaggtaaaaaaaaaaaagggatcaaAAAAGACTCTAATCTGACGGTTGTTTCAGGTCATAAACCCGAGTTCAATggaaaagacaaagacaacagACCTGCAGCACACGTGATAGGTAACATAATGATCAAAATCTAACCAATACTTTGATTCTCTATCCTAAATAGGACTGAAAGAGGTCTAACATCCATTCTCTTCTGTTGCAGGGCGGATTGAAAAAGAACACTTCCCTAAGACTTTGCGATGGGAGTCGAAGACAGGCCGGGCGTTCATATCCGGGGCCGTGGCTTACAGGTCTGAAGATGGTGCCCTGCAAGTCAATGAGACTGGACTCTACCACATTTACTCACGAGTGGAGTTGATCTTTAAGGACTGTTCGTCCTCGTTCATTCACTCGGTGTTTGTGAGGAGAGCGGGGCGCCCCTCCCCAATGACCCTGATGGAGGCCCACAGGGAGGGTTTCTGCTCTCAGCAGCAGGGCCACCCCTGGACCACAGACAGTTACCTCGGCTCCGCCCTGCAGCTGCAGAAATCCGACAGAGTTTTTGTGAATGTATCACACCCTACTTATCTTAGTCATGCTTATTATGCCAATTTCTTTGGTCTCTACAAGATCTGAAGGCTTTAGTGTAATGATTTTACTCCACTGAAAGAATGGAAACCTGAATGTCTCTGAATCTTACTCATCACTTTGGTTCCTATGTTGAATGTGATCActatacagtccctccagaaaaacgcgatcatgcgaattcaatgcataatcagccaaagtctgcatatttatgcgggggctgcATTTCTTTCAAATACGCCGTACTTTTgccacataaattgccgatttccacgcaaaatatgcaggacttgcatgatttcataatcaccacattttcgttgcaaaaaagtcacatatatcttagcagaaagttgaaaaatgtttacttcacacaagagcagcctttTCCACTATTGCCATGGGAaagttatgaagtgatgtaattacgcgacatgaacatcatcgaaaaacagggtgttgggggaatcacttttttttcccctctttcattaaaccgcagttttttttttttttttttctggaaggactggctaTAGCCTATAATAACTGCACTGAATAGCATAATATGAAATGATTTGCAATGTTAAAACCCAGAGAATATTGCACATTGTCTTTATTGCCAGCTTTAAAGTTGGCAGTGAGATTAATTGAAGCAATTTCCACACATGTACAAATGTTGTGCCTTTTTATAAATGTTGAATCTGTTAACACTAACATGCTGATTTAGtggtagcatttttttttaatatatttattttgaagaatatttttggggcattttaggcctttaattccaccGGACAGATGAAGAGATGAAAGGGGAGATAGagggtcggagtcgaacccgcggctgcgtcgaggagtaaacctcttctatatatgtgcgcctgctctgccGACTGAGCAAACCCGCAcacttaaatatttattttagtgtGGATCTGACATGGATGGTGTCTAAATGTGTGATATAATGGTTGTTTGGAAGTAAATAAACATATAATTTAAGTTGATTTTCATTTGGTGAAATAGAGAAATGCtttaataaatgaaagaaaaagaaaaaagtgatcGTCTGCCATGTTATGAACACCCACATGAGTTTTGTTTATGACCACTGGAAAGTATTTAGATAAAACACCAACTCGAATGTGGTCTTACTTCTGATAATGAACTAGATTTCCATATATTCCACTGAGGTAGAGCAGAAGTCTGAGACAAGcaggtttgtattttttttttaaagatgcagtTAAACACTCCAAAAGTAGCAGAAATATGGGAAGAAATACTTCTCCTGGTTAAGTTTAACATTTAGCTTACAGACCACTATACGGTGCACTGCATCATTGCAATgctagtttcttttttttgttgcagtttaACACCCTCTTTGCACGGTTCTTTTTCAGTACACCACAAACATTCATGTCAGTGCAGTGTGACAAGATATGCGGGTTGGGCACAGATGAGAGGACCGAACAGTGGCAGGTTTGACGCTCGTTTCCTTCCTGTGTGAATATCACGAGGGTCTCGCTTCTGTGCAGGTCGATTTTTGTGAGTTTGCGCTTCCTTTTATCCATGTGACTAACTTTAAACTGGTGTTAATGACTGTCTCCAGACCTGGTGTGCCTCGAAATAAGAGCCTAATAATCCTCTTTAAAGTGAACAAACTTctatgtttctgtcattttggGCTAAACCCCCAAGTTAATCACAGAATCAGCAGAAGCAGAAATTGACCTTTGTGTACTGGTGCCCATCAGCATGTCAGTGCAACGAGTTGATTGATGAGGGATATTGTGTATCCATTCATGTTTCTTATTTCTGTGGACCTccaggcagtggtggaatgttacTAACACTAAGTAcattgaggtacttgtactctggggtatttctattttatgctATTACTTTATATTTCTACTCTACTACATCTCAGAGTCAAATATTGTAGTCTTTACTTCACTCTGCTCTAGctactttgcagatttagattattaaaacaaaataatagaatCAACTaatacagtggttcccaaagtggggcCGGGGGACTCCAtaggggtccccagcaaaaaggaatcattttcactataattccatccataagtaacacaatgacataatgtatgactattttggtcatgggtttcataccaaaaaaaaaaaatcagatggGAGACGCTGGGACACAACcttatcaaatgggggtccgtggtctaatttgtgtaaatttaggggtccttgatgtgaaaaagtttgggaaccactgcactaACAAATGAGCTGCCGAGCAGTATATAAGATAATTAAAATAAgccccacctttaccagcttcAGCATTAAAGCTATCAACACAATTAATGCCTCACTAATTATAATTCAGTGATATAATGTATATGATTCTGAAATAggtaagtatattttgatgctaacgcTTTTATACTTACACTGATTTTGAATGCAGAAGTTTGAACAGAgtcttgtaacagagtatttttttaccATGTATATTGCTACTTTCTATTTGGATACTTCTTCCACCTGCAAATGAGCAAATAAGAAGAAGCAAAACTTTACAAATCAAATCAATGGTTAATTTATCATGTGACATGTcttctgttctgtttcctgtttcctatCTCGCAAATTAATCACATCAAGCATCTGAACATGAAATTTAAGTTTGCTCACCACAGTCATGCACGAGCTCAtgcaacagtaaaaaaaaaattgaaagttGGCTCACAGAAAACCCTTTGGCCCGTGAATCATGTTAGAAATGctcatttttgtttaaccatAAACCTGAAGTTGAAGCACTCATATAAAGGGTCATTTTGCATTTATTGTCAGTCTATcttaaaacaacacagacatgcCTGCCCATGTATACATTCAAAGGGTTATTGGTTACTGTAATTGTTGCTCATGTTCGTACTGGCCCTGAAGCATCCCTTCCTAATGCAAATCCAATGTAAGAGATCAAGGTCTATTAAACAAAGCTTTTAAACTTTTGCACATAATGAGGACCGCAGATTTAGTCCTCTACTTCTTACATTGGAATTTCATTAGACAGCTAATagatcatttatttattgtccTCTGTTAGAAGAAATTAGTTTTCTCAGCCTGTACAAATTAAAGGaattaatcacaaaaaacaTAGCCACAAGGAACATAATAAAGTCACAGGCCCGGGACAACTGTTCCCCTCTCCTGTCCTGGAGGCTTTGGGGGGCACCAGTGTTGGGGATGACGCTGGGTGAAGTAGTGGTGCACACCCTGACAGCTTAAAGGTGAATTATACTAgccgcatccaaggtggcgcgcgccATCATGACGTCAAAACGTCATGACACGTGAGATGGTGGAGTTTGCTGATCATCTGGTAGCGTTGGATAGTGTGTAAGAAAGAGCTAAAGCTAAAGGAGACATGTCACAGCATCCACAGTCCAATGCAATTTATGCAAAGTGGTGGGGGTATTAGGACATGTGAGTATTGTTATAAGGCAGACTTGAACATCTTTAACTTATCCTTTGAAGTTAAAATTGGAAGTATTTCTCTAAAAAAACATCATGATATTATTTATGAAAAGTTTCACATTCAAGAAGCCAGTTCTTGCGAtcatcaggactgtgtgggttaTGGTTTCAGATTTGTCGATCAGATTTGATTGACAGTGACCAAGCAAACCACCAACTGTCATCACATTCTGACTCAAGAAGTACGTCACACAACCTTTTTCCAATGGCGCTCAGCCCACTTGACACCACCCAACCCCTAACCCAgctcagaggaaaaaaaaaacagaaacccaGAATTCTCTGATAGTAAATTAGAAAAACGGATCTAAATGTGATTGAAaatagtgtttttgtgtagtatCCGATCACTCGTAGTAAGAAGGTGATTGAGAAAATAAATGGTCAGGACCTTCTAAGGGAATCTTATGCTACATTATACGGTCCTATTTTAGACAATGGTATACCTCCAACTTTTTGGTTTGGGAAAGATCCTTATTCTGTTTCAACATGAAAATGCCCCTGTACACAAAGAATtgtgggttacactttactttaaggtatctacataagagtgacatgacactgtcatgaacgtgtcataaacattataaacaagtcataattgtttatgacataacgattctgtcagtaagtgtcattcggttttgtcaagtcaagttatggttagggttagagttagagttagggttcatgtgtcattacagtgtcatgtgttcatgacagtgtcatgtcactcttatgtaggtaccttcaagtaaagtgttaccaaattgTGTTTCCGAGTTTGGTGTGGGACTGGCCTGTACAGAAGCCTGACCCCCATCCAACACCTTCAGGATGAACTGGAACACAGACTTTCTGTAGAGGCAGACCATATTAACCCCTGAACATCAGTGGTGGCCCTCACCTATGTTCATTTGTAGTGGAGGCAGATCAACGCACATGGTCTTAGAATGAGCCGTCACATGGGTGTAATGTACGAATGTCCAAATACGTATGTGTGTAAGAGTGGAGGAAGAAGTGGTAAGACATTTTAGTAAAGGTACTAATACCAtgacttaaaaaaacactttgttacaagtaaaagtctgcatttaaaattgtacttaagttaaTAAGTATAATCAAGAACATGTACTTgtaagtataaaagtaaaactaaTCACTATGCAGCCAAAAGGGCTCTTTAGTTGTTACATTATTATATCTAAGATGCATTTTAATGTTAACtggccagactgatctcatgaaatggcgtatgtatgacacgccaattcgtatgccattattggcgtgttataaAGAGCCATActtgctttttagcgtgtttatcaacgccatttggcctccattgCAACGTGGTATCGTGACTccacgtaaacatacacgccgactttcttaagccaagtggcgtgttatctgtacgcattttgagctatctgcgTATATGTcaacgctgtatacagcggacgcaaacatacacaccacgtggcgaGTTATCGCCATCTTGCCGGTTAAGAAGAAAGCTActgttgagtttaggaaaagaagaaccggttgggtttaggaaaagaagaaagagattttttctgtgtctgtgtcgctCACCACCGAAACGGTACTCAGAATGGCAAACACCATAGACTGTCGTGCTAAAATATTAATCTTATTTGCTTGGCCTTTTCTTGCTCagattttgtaaaaaatatctGGAAATAGACACAGTAAAATCCATTGACCTAGTTAGTGTAACCAGAAAATAAGTCGGAGGTTATTTGCAAGGTGTCTGCCAGCCAATTTATGTGATGTTAGCAATCAAACTTTAGCACAATAGCCCACAAAatgctaatttcaaaacgttactgacatatagacCCTTTACAAACTgataaccccgtcattgtaaccaaaatatgtctgagtttatttgcaaagctgatgtcagtgacctagcatgttgctactctccacagtaggctgcttgaaacaccgactatcaacacacaggaccagttgaccaatcacagtccttgcggTCTGCGTAGCCTCGCCGCAAAGTTAAAATTTTTTGGAGGTGCACGTCGAGCTACGGCGGAGGGCTCTTAGGGGGGGTTCACGCCGACGCAgtggggtctgcgggggtacgctgtcgattcgacgcagaagcacGAATCTGCCTTAACACGGGCCAAGAAAGtccccattacattttggatcCAAATCATGGGACAAATGCACAAATTATTTTCtacttttgttaacattgcgagatTGGGTATCGGTGCTGAATTCAGTCGAAAACAAAATGACGTCCCGACagggaaaattcacactgcattaacattgtgagatacgGCATGCCTTGGTGGAGGTCAGCTGTCTCCGAGTGCCCTTTTAGTTCCTCTAAAATGTagtgtacttagttactttccaccactgtatGAGAGTCATaggcgccgataccgtgggtgctctggagctcgagcacccactAAAAATACCGAGCAcccactgagcacccacgtgtgccagactgccagtaggctacattcatttaaaattaaaaattgcaattggtgctaagtggagcatctgtcatagtgtgattggttatgtcgctgtCAGTCCCCTGCTCCATATCCTATCCACCAATCATGTGTGTTAGGTAATCAGAGTGAGAATTAAATGGACacatttgttattaaaaaaagcaaagctaATGATGCAAGTGCATCAACGACATCCACCACCAGTGCAGAgagttcttaatttcccacgaagctgatcgcggttgaTAACCCAGAATCGGTTACTGCGCGCTAGATACAGCGCACGGTCGTGGTGCTCAttaggtcagcggtagttggtggcctagttaccccagaataggtgactgtgcgcTGTGATGAGAGTCCCCCAGTCTGACAAGCTGCAGATGATACTGACCCATGTTCTGCCTCTGTGACAGGGAAAAGCTAAGTAGACTAAGtaggaaactgaaacaaaatgcTGAGTATCATTCTCATCTTGTCTTTAGCTCCATCTATCAAATATTCAATGAATTGCATTTAATGTGACTGCAACAAGATATAAAATATCAATTATTCCTGGGCACTGCAGTGATCTTCTGtcaacaataacaaaacataTGTATTAACATCACACTACATTCAAATTACAGTGTTTACTACAAAGCATACAAAGTCCTTGTTTTGTAAATTGTGATAGATTTGGACCAATCAGGTGAGGACAtgctttttttcacctttgAAAATCAAATCCAGCTGGGTCAAATTTGTAGATCCAAACTCCAATGCAAAACAACACCTTTTGAATTTAACTacgtacttttatttttttaaacatactatactatgactattttcgacatactatactatgactttttaatcacctttttttattgacatagaatactaggacttttttcgatatactatgctatgactgttttcaactaTTTTTTATAGTGTAGCACGGTGGCTCAAGTGTTTGCACTGCACCAGCAAGTAGCCAGTGCAGCCCCTGACCCTTGGTTCAATTCCCCTGTCTGGGCTGGGActtttgtgtggagtttgcatgtttttccagactttttacatactattttctatgacttttttcaacatactatacaatgccattttcatcactttttttgacatgctatactgatttttatcgacatgctataccatgactttttatcacttttttcagcataccatactatgacttctttgacATGTTATAcatacttttttgacatactatactaagacttttggACTTTTTCCAACTAACTTTATATTGTGGCATGGCGGCTCAGGGGTTTGCTCTGCACCAGCAAAGTAGGCAGTGCAGATTCGTTCCTCCGTTCGATCCCCAGTCTGGGCTGGGACTTTTGTGTGGCGTTTGCATGTTTTTCCagactttttacgacatttctcggcatactatactagaacttacaaactatactattacctttttcgacatactacactatgacttttttaaattttatattgTGACACGGTGACTCAGGGGTTTACACTGCACCAGCAAATAGCCAATGCAAACTTCATTCCCCAGTAATCCTGTACACAGCGTGCGTACATTTGATTTTCTGTGAGACATTGAAACacatctaataataataataataataataataataat is part of the Perca flavescens isolate YP-PL-M2 chromosome 9, PFLA_1.0, whole genome shotgun sequence genome and harbors:
- the LOC114562219 gene encoding tumor necrosis factor ligand superfamily member 6 isoform X2, producing MDSSSILQTKSRGTRLSKYRGLEKGNESFAKVDRAEASKLPAQVFLVDGGGGTQHSVHPPNLVPCWSFPPAQERARSREKSRGCMGVSPGLALVVLFLFLLVFAALGFEAYQINHMQQELKELRTVQPVTEFNTPQKQIGHKPEFNGKDKDNRPAAHVIGRIEKEHFPKTLRWESKTGRAFISGAVAYRSEDGALQVNETGLYHIYSRVELIFKDCSSSFIHSVFVRRAGRPSPMTLMEAHREGFCSQQQGHPWTTDSYLGSALQLQKSDRVFVNVSHPTYLSHAYYANFFGLYKI